From a single Cydia strobilella chromosome 17, ilCydStro3.1, whole genome shotgun sequence genomic region:
- the LOC134748957 gene encoding myogenesis-regulating glycosidase-like has protein sequence MKLFLLFAGVTAVLCVAPRAQNTRSLLVEEHADGGFHVTIVNDAGVSDVLGILGRNVIVDDSVTFDVTSTFDEDSGGYKITVTWDGPSDRVFEDCFDFGNKQWFAGPEQKEQYWPLQHSNLKKYSIISKEDDNAAVSERYWLNSAGHYFYVHPEAPLFVDYHNSLDNHICFIAEVTAPYSTRRTHNVLKYDIWLFENAKVAHQHAVDTYLGKPSGIPDYRMIQYPVWSTWARYSREIDQDSLWAFANEIKDSGFPNAQFEIDDLWEICYGSLTVDERKLPDFKKLIQDIKGLGFRVAIWVHPFINKDCDPWYSEALEKGYLVLNEEGSPDSTWWNNNGSLPGYIDFTNLEAAAWYSSRLQDLIDTYDIDTLKFDAGESSWSPQIPVQNGDIDLHPGHIVLTYVREVAKFGPAIEIRSGMRTQDLPVFIRMVDKDTLWDFNNGLATLVTTLLSMNLNGYTLVLPDMIGGNGYNEKPSKELFIRWLQANVFMPTLQYSFVPWDHDDETVEICRKYTQLHADYADEIVAAMEASVKDGTPVNAPIWWLDPTDETALATWDEFLLGEKILVAPVLEQGAVSRTIYLPRGTWRDAEGAVYEGPTTLDYPAPIDVLPYFIHQN, from the exons ATGAAGCTGTTCCTTTTATTCGCAG GAGTGACGGCAGTGCTGTGCGTTGCGCCACGCGCCCAAAACACCAGGAGTCTGCTGGTCGAAGAACATGCTGATGGTGGTTTCCATGTCACCATCGTTAACG atgCAGGAGTGTCGGATGTCCTCGGCATCTTAGGCCGCAACGTCATAGTCGATGACTCCGTGACCTTTGACGTGACTTCAACCTTTGATGAGGACAGCGGCGGTTACAAGATCACTGTGACCTGGGACGGACCTAGTGACCGGGTGTTTGAGGATTGCTTCGACTTTG GAAACAAACAATGGTTCGCCGGCCCCGAGCAGAAGGAGCAATATTGGCCCCTCCAGCACTCCAACCTGAAGAAGTACTCCATCATCTCCAAAGAGGACGACAACGCCGCCGTCTCCGAACGCTACTGGCTCAACTCCGCCGGACACTACTTCTACGTTCACCCCGAAGCACCCCTTTTCGTAGACTACCACAACAGCCTAGACAACCATATATGCTTCATCGCTGAAGTCACCGCCCCTTACTCCACTAGACGTACCCACAACGTCCTCAAATACGACATCTGGCTTTTCGAAAACGCTAAAGTAGCTCATCAACACGCAGTCGACACTTATCTAGGCAAACCATCAGGCATACCTGACTATCGCATGATCCAGTACCCAGTCTGGTCTACCTGGGCGAGATACTCCAGAGAAATCGACCAGGACAGTCTCTGGGCTTTCGCCAACGAGATTAAGGATAGCGGATTCCCCAACGCTCAGTTCGAAATCGATGATCTCTGGGAAATCTGCTACGGATCCTTAACCGTTGATGAGAGGAAATTGCCTGACTTTAAGAAACTTATCCAGGATATTAAAGGGTTGGGTTTTAGAGTTGCTATATGGGTGCATCCTTTTATTAATAAGGACTGTGATCCTTGGTATTCTGAGGCTCTGGAAAAAGGCTACTTGGTACTTAACGAAGAAGGTAGCCCTGATTCAACCTGGTGGAACAATAACGGATCTCTTCCCGGTTACATTGACTTCACCAATCTGGAGGCAGCTGCGTGGTATAGCAGCAGGCTCCAAGATCTGATTGATACCTACGATATTGATACGCTGAAGTTTGATGCCGGAGAATCCAGCTGGTCTCCTCAG ATCCCTGTACAAAATGGCGACATCGACCTCCACCCGGGACACATCGTACTGACCTACGTCAGAGAAGTGGCCAAGTTCGGACCCGCCATCGAAATACGATCCGGGATGAG GACCCAAGACCTGCCCGTATTTATCCGGATGGTGGACAAAGACACGCTGTGGGACTTCAACAACGGTCTGGCAACGCTAGTGACCACACTGTTATCCATGAACCTGAACGGCTACACTCTGGTGTTGCCTGATATGATTGGAGGGAATGG ATACAACGAGAAGCCAAGCAAGGAGCTGTTCATTCGTTGGCTGCAAGCCAACGTCTTCATGCCGACTCTGCAGTACTCCTTTGTACCCTGGGACCATGATGATGAG ACGGTGGAAATCTGCAGAAAGTACACTCAGCTTCATGCCGACTATGCCGATGAAATCGTGGCAGCTATGGAGGCCTCTGTCAAAGACGGTACCCCTGTGAACGCGCCCATCTGGTGGCTCGACCCTACGGACGAGACAGCCCTTGCTACCTGGGATG AGTTCCTCCTGGGTGAGAAGATCCTGGTAGCACCCGTGTTGGAGCAAGGAGCGGTGTCCCGTACAATCTACCTGCCGCGCGGGACGTGGCGCGACGCCGAGGGCGCGGTGTACGAGGGGCCCACGACCCTGGACTATCCGGCGCCGATCGATGTGCTGCCCTACTTCATTCACCAAAACTAA
- the LOC134749110 gene encoding chymotrypsin-2-like, whose amino-acid sequence MVELAVGEIPSENSLRVYDGEDDTRGRFSFAVILLHSSNNLRFCTGSLLDMNWVLTSGHCVENRTPLDMTIKYGDFTIYETNKIARVYQIFIQPSFSHVHGINDIALVFIEKINGKTYGKLLALDYKTLFGLPVRYAGFGRISKDLRPSSRLEIMEEQLHPLQVGRGVVIPCESYESFKYSTLCIAPRCKKDQQQARSGDAGGPLMYRGWIVGVQRNIITKYDLAITQYIPVSLYLVWIRNIMQSVGNYTGKN is encoded by the coding sequence ATGGTAGAGTTGGCCGTGGGAGAAATCCCGTCCGAGAACAGTCTTCGTGTGTATGACGGCGAAGACGACACGAGAGGCCGATTCTCTTTCGCCGTTATTCTGTTGCACTCTAGTAACAACCTCAGATTCTGCACCGGAAGTCTCTTGGACATGAACTGGGTCCTCACGTCGGGCCACTGCGTAGAAAACCGGACACCTCTCGACATGACAATCAAATATGGAGACTTCACTATATATGAAACGAATAAAATTGCAAGAGTATACCAAATATTCATCCAGCCGAGCTTCTCTCACGTTCACGGCATCAATGACATCGCACTGGTGTTCATCGAGAAAATTAATGGAAAAACGTACGGGAAACTCCTGGCGCTTGACTATAAAACGTTGTTCGGGCTGCCCGTCAGGTACGCCGGTTTCGGAAGAATATCCAAGGATCTCAGGCCCTCGAGCCGCCTTGAGATTATGGAAGAGCAGCTGCATCCGCTGCAAGTCGGTAGAGGTGTAGTGATCCCTTGCGAGTCTTACGAGTCGTTTAAATATAGTACGCTGTGTATAGCACCGAGATGTAAAAAGGACCAGCAGCAGGCTCGTTCGGGAGACGCCGGCGGCCCGCTCATGTACAGAGGATGGATCGTCGGGGTCCAGAGGAATATCATTACCAAATACGACCTTGCCATAACGCAGTATATACCCGTTTCTTTATACTTAGTTTGGATTCGGAATATAATGCAATCTGTTGGCAACTATACGGGAAAAAATTaa
- the LOC134749111 gene encoding tubulin-specific chaperone A translates to MADPRIRQIKIKTGVVKRIAKEKVVYEKEAELQKNRIQKIKDEGQDEHNIRKQEEVLQESLMMVPDCQRRLAKAFTDLKNTLETEADLKEHEDYLVAQQVLKDAECQLVTA, encoded by the exons ATGGCAGATCCTAGAATTCGGCAAATTAAAATCAAGACCGGCGTCGTAAAGCGCATTGCTAAGGAGAAAGTGGTTTATGAAAAGGAGGCCGAGCTACAAAAGAACAGGATACAGAAGATTAAAGACGAGGGCCAAGACGAACACAACATCCGGAAACAAGAGGAGGTTCTGCAGGAGTCCCTTATGATGGTCCCTGACTGCCAAAGACG GTTGGCAAAAGCATTCACAGACCTCAAGAATACTCTAGAAACAGAGGCAGACCTCAAGGAGCATGAGGACTACCTTGTGGCTCAGCAAGTGCTAAAAGACGCCGAGTGCCAACTGGTCACAGCTTAa
- the LOC134748958 gene encoding GRB10-interacting GYF protein 2-like: MAYYNENFDNRNSTFQNIPPPPPPPSFYMPPAVTDEQFVKQFEKLDTKVSKKAVSLIEIREKIRALVLTLNKLKEKQKKLTENFNTLTEEEWSSTVREMKANQLKIDEVLSLTNDFCLENMRKALAKRSTKRLRLKRLNNERKKEKEEMIKEREERSRKIDENLQKIKDEIKKVKLDEEAKLAADCILRDTLRKKHDARKCIVKLEALVRLRKARQNTARGRGEQCSENDEAEFNNNIDKLISLWKGKLSNYELEEQLLRDQLKESLPVVGKMEGVVETLKMWKDVMFDGEPQFDFGGDVGGFLSVRAQWDQYISNEGSSLPIGWVVPDPTDKN, encoded by the exons ATGGCTTATTATAATGAAAATTTTGATAACCGGAATTCAACATTCCAAAATATTCCACCGCCACCCCCGCCACCAAGCTTTTACATGCCCCCTGCGGTCACCGATGAACAGTTTGTAAAGCAGTTTGAGAAATTGGACACTAAAGTTTCTAAAAAAGCAGTTTCTTTAATTGAAATAAGGGAAAAAATTCGAGCCCTAGTGCTAACTCTAAACAAACTAAAAGAAAAGCAGAAAAAACTGACTGAAAACTTTAACACATTGACAGAAGAAGAATGGAGTTCTACAGTAAGAGAGATGAAAGCAAACCAACTGAAAATTGATGAGGTTTTGTCCCTTACGAATGATTTTTGTTTGGAAAATATGAGGAAGGCCTTGGCCAAGAGATCCACTAAACGGTTGAGATTAAAACGGTTGAATAATGAGAGGAAAAAGGAAAAGGAAGAGATGATCAAAGAAAGGGAAGAAAGGTCTCGGAAAATAGATGAGAATCTGCAAAAAATTAAGGATGAGATCAAAAAAGTCAAACTG GATGAAGAGGCTAAACTAGCAGCGGACTGTATTCTCCGAGACACTCTCCGCAAGAAGCATGATGCTAGAAAGTGTATCGTCAAGCTAGAGGCCCTGGTGAGGCTGCGGAAAGCGAGACAGAACACTGCCAGGGGCCGTGGGGAGCAGTGCTCAGAGAATGATGAGGCAGAGTTTAACAACAATATTG ACAAACTAATATCCCTCTGGAAAGGCAAGCTGTCTAACTACGAACTAGAAGAGCAACTGCTCCGTGACCAACTGAAGGAGTCTCTACCAGTTGTCGGTAAAATGGAGGGTGTTGTGGAGACGCTGAAGATGTGGAAGGATGTTATGTTCGATGGGGAACCACAGTTTGACTTTGGAGGGGATGTTGGCGGATTTTTGTCAGtcag ggCTCAGTGGGACCAGTACATCAGCAACGAAGGCTCATCTCTCCCTATTGGTTGGGTCGTTCCTGACCCTACAGACAAAAACTAA